AAAAAATAATAGAAGGTTATCAAAAACAACTTGAACAGAAAGATTTACAGTTATCCGAATTACATAAACTTTTAAATCAACAACAACAGCTCACTCTGCACTCTAATCAGCAAAATGAACGTTTACAGCTTCAGTTAGAGTCCTACGAAAACATG
The Tetragenococcus osmophilus genome window above contains:
- a CDS encoding DUF536 domain-containing protein gives rise to the protein MEGYQKQLEQKDLQLSELHKLLNQQQQLTLHSNQQNERLQLQLESYENMQSNPSDSEIEPDQSKQKKWWKFWK